A stretch of Ipomoea triloba cultivar NCNSP0323 chromosome 13, ASM357664v1 DNA encodes these proteins:
- the LOC116003084 gene encoding uncharacterized protein LOC116003084 isoform X2, which produces MALPLGKVAFLFGTGVVVSALAKESSFGDYFSGAFKIIFKQIKQDNSKSPNPKPHSDALLKQVNSLREELQLLASNRSVTIITSGGSGSSGKYGMIVVVVVVGYGYLWWKGWKLPDLMFATRRGLTDACSTVTKQLEGVYTSIAATKRHLSSRIDRVDSKIDECGDNTAAIKEEVSEFRGEVRTIGDDLQSVHLVVQNLETKISRIEGRQNETNFGLGKLVAVAKNLENRRAMEQIEASASSSTRLSLELPEVTPSTVVEPLSPNSPVEPPSPSASNGFQKRSPHGAAPSSPSGAKIHRGISDVVGMASGNSPQILNAASTSERSGLFGRTLSASAAFITRSRSAVQTFK; this is translated from the exons ATGGCGCTTCCTCTCGGCAAGGTCGCATTCCTCTTCGGTACCG GTGTTGTTGTGTCAGCTCTGGCAAAAGAATCGAGTTTTGGTGATTATTTCTCAGGCGCCTTTAAG ATAATATTCAAACAAATCAAGCAAGATAATTCAAAAAGTCCAAATCCTAAGCCTCATAGTGATGCTTTGCTGAAGCAG GTCAATAGCTTGAGGGAGGAGCTGCAACTCTTGGCATCAAATAGATCTGTAACTATTATTACTTCAGGTGGTTCAG GTTCAAGTGGCAAATATGGcatgattgttgttgttgtggtggTTGGATATGGATATCTTTGGTGGAAG GGTTGGAAGCTTCCTGATTTGATGTTTGCAACCAGGCGTGGTTTAACTGATGCCTGCTCTACTGTGACCAAACAGCTTGAGGGTGTTTACACATCAATTGCG GCAACAAAACGGCATTTATCATCACGTATTGACCGTGTTGATTCCAAAATAGATGAGTGTGGTGACAATACAGCTGCTATTAAGGAGGAG GTTTCTGAATTTCGAGGGGAGGTGAGAACAATCGGTGACGATTTACAATCAGTTCATCTTGTTGTCCAAAATCtg GAGACCAAAATTAGTAGGATAGAAGGGAGACAG AACGAGACAAACTTTGGCCTTGGAAAGTTGGTTGCTGTTGCAAAGAATTTGGAAAATAGAAGAGCCATGGAACAGATTGAg GCATCTGCATCTAGTTCAACAAGGCTTTCCCTTGAATTGCCGGAAGTGACTCCTTCAACAGTG GTTGAGCCCTTATCTCCCAATTCACCTGTTGAACCACCATCTCCATCTGCATCTAATGGATTTCAGAAG CGGTCCCCTCATGGTGCTGCTCCGTCTTCCCCCTCCGGTGCAAAG ATCCATCGAGGAATATCAGATGTGGTAGGAATGGCGAGTGGAAACAGCCCTCAGATTCTAAATGCCGCCTCTACATCAGAGAGAAGTGGTCTGTTTGGGCGCACACTATCTGCGAGTGCTGCATTTATTACAAGAAGCCGCAGTGCAGTTCAGACTTTCAAGTAG
- the LOC116003084 gene encoding uncharacterized protein LOC116003084 isoform X1, whose protein sequence is MALPLGKVAFLFGTGVVVSALAKESSFGDYFSGAFKIIFKQIKQDNSKSPNPKPHSDALLKQVNSLREELQLLASNRSVTIITSGGSGSSGKYGMIVVVVVVGYGYLWWKGWKLPDLMFATRRGLTDACSTVTKQLEGVYTSIAATKRHLSSRIDRVDSKIDECGDNTAAIKEEVSEFRGEVRTIGDDLQSVHLVVQNLETKISRIEGRQNETNFGLGKLVAVAKNLENRRAMEQIEASASSSTRLSLELPEVTPSTVPSQVEPLSPNSPVEPPSPSASNGFQKRSPHGAAPSSPSGAKIHRGISDVVGMASGNSPQILNAASTSERSGLFGRTLSASAAFITRSRSAVQTFK, encoded by the exons ATGGCGCTTCCTCTCGGCAAGGTCGCATTCCTCTTCGGTACCG GTGTTGTTGTGTCAGCTCTGGCAAAAGAATCGAGTTTTGGTGATTATTTCTCAGGCGCCTTTAAG ATAATATTCAAACAAATCAAGCAAGATAATTCAAAAAGTCCAAATCCTAAGCCTCATAGTGATGCTTTGCTGAAGCAG GTCAATAGCTTGAGGGAGGAGCTGCAACTCTTGGCATCAAATAGATCTGTAACTATTATTACTTCAGGTGGTTCAG GTTCAAGTGGCAAATATGGcatgattgttgttgttgtggtggTTGGATATGGATATCTTTGGTGGAAG GGTTGGAAGCTTCCTGATTTGATGTTTGCAACCAGGCGTGGTTTAACTGATGCCTGCTCTACTGTGACCAAACAGCTTGAGGGTGTTTACACATCAATTGCG GCAACAAAACGGCATTTATCATCACGTATTGACCGTGTTGATTCCAAAATAGATGAGTGTGGTGACAATACAGCTGCTATTAAGGAGGAG GTTTCTGAATTTCGAGGGGAGGTGAGAACAATCGGTGACGATTTACAATCAGTTCATCTTGTTGTCCAAAATCtg GAGACCAAAATTAGTAGGATAGAAGGGAGACAG AACGAGACAAACTTTGGCCTTGGAAAGTTGGTTGCTGTTGCAAAGAATTTGGAAAATAGAAGAGCCATGGAACAGATTGAg GCATCTGCATCTAGTTCAACAAGGCTTTCCCTTGAATTGCCGGAAGTGACTCCTTCAACAGTG CCTTCGCAGGTTGAGCCCTTATCTCCCAATTCACCTGTTGAACCACCATCTCCATCTGCATCTAATGGATTTCAGAAG CGGTCCCCTCATGGTGCTGCTCCGTCTTCCCCCTCCGGTGCAAAG ATCCATCGAGGAATATCAGATGTGGTAGGAATGGCGAGTGGAAACAGCCCTCAGATTCTAAATGCCGCCTCTACATCAGAGAGAAGTGGTCTGTTTGGGCGCACACTATCTGCGAGTGCTGCATTTATTACAAGAAGCCGCAGTGCAGTTCAGACTTTCAAGTAG